CCTACGGCCAGTACCTCACCGCCAAGGTGGCGCGGGTGTTTCCCGAACTCTTCAGCTCGGTCGGTCCCTGAGACCAGGCCGTCCCGACCGCCTCACCCGATGACCGCACCTCGACCCGCTCCCCCCAACCGATCGCGGTGCCTCAAACCCGCCGTCGCCGGGTTGCTGACCGTCGCCGTCGCCTGCGGCCCATCGGGCATCAGCGCCTCCGGCGCCGAGAGCACCGGGCGCCTTCGCTCGGCCGACTCCGAGGCCTTGTTCGCTCCGATCGGGCCTGACGGTCCGGGTTGCAGCGCCGCAGTAAACGTCGACGGTCAGATCGTGTGGTCCGCCGCCTACGGCCGGGCGTCCCTTGAGCGCGACGAACCTTTCACCCCCGAAACGCTGGTGGACATCGGGTCCACCTCCAAGCAGTTCACCGCGACCGCTCTGGGTTTGCTGATCGACGATGGCACGATCTCGTGGGACGATTCGGTGAGCGACCACCTCAACAAACTTCCCGACTGGTCGGCACAGGTCACCATCGATGACCTGGTGCACCACACCAGCGGACTCCCCGACTACATCGAACTGCTGGAGGATGGAGGGGTGGAGTTGATGGCCCCGTCCACCCAGGCCGATGCGGTCGACGCGTTGCGTGGCACCAGGCCGGCGTTCGAGCCCGGCTCGAAGTTTGAGTACTCCAACAGCAACTACGTGCTGCTGGCCGAGATCGTGCAGGCCGCCACCGGCCAGGACCTGCCGAGCTACCTGGATGACCAGGTGTTTGGGCCGCTGGACCTGGATGCCGAGATGAGCCCTGGCAACTCGGCGAGG
Above is a genomic segment from Candidatus Microthrix parvicella Bio17-1 containing:
- a CDS encoding serine hydrolase domain-containing protein, which produces MTAPRPAPPNRSRCLKPAVAGLLTVAVACGPSGISASGAESTGRLRSADSEALFAPIGPDGPGCSAAVNVDGQIVWSAAYGRASLERDEPFTPETLVDIGSTSKQFTATALGLLIDDGTISWDDSVSDHLNKLPDWSAQVTIDDLVHHTSGLPDYIELLEDGGVELMAPSTQADAVDALRGTRPAFEPGSKFEYSNSNYVLLAEIVQAATGQDLPSYLDDQVFGPLDLDAEMSPGNSARVPSPAGTAQSYEDDAGWKPADSPWAQVGDGAVQTTPGQLALWGTQYWSSDLPPGLTDLRMDHAVDMGDGGRYGLGIMSYPEPSRGAGIEGTGSVEDSILTHSGEWSGFDTGFVVAPTGQTAVAVTCNTPDGPVTGEVADELLSIWTA